One Pseudoalteromonas rubra genomic window, CTGAACACACTGTCGAATGTGTATAACACGGATATTGTGGTAGCTGGATTTAATTTTGGCCTGATCGCAACACCAGTGTTTGATCAGACCGGGAATCGGATTGGTACTGTCGTTGAGTGGGAAGACAAAACAGAGCGTTTGGCTGCTGAACATCAAGCTAAACAGACTGCTGGCGAAAACCTTCGCGTACGTCGTGCTCTGGATAACGTGCAAACCAATACGATGATTGCGGACTCAGACAACATCATTGTGTATATGAATCAGTCGGTACTCGAGATGATGAGAAACGCTGAGTCAGATATTCGTAAGGATTTACCTAACTTTGACAGCAGCCAACTGATTGGTCAGAACATAGATGTATTCCACCGCAATCCAGCCCATCAAAGACGCTTACTGGAAACCTTGTCTCAACCTTACAAGACCGAAATAAAGGTAGGCGGACGCACCTTTGGTTTGGTTGCTAACCCAATTGTGACTGACACGGGCGAACGAGCTGGTACTGTGGTTGAGTGGGAAGACAGAACGGGTGAGGTTGCAATTGAGCAGGAAGTGAATACGGTCGTTGAGTCTGCTCGCTCTGGTGATTTGTCTATGCGCTTGGAAGAAAATGATAAGCAGGGCTTTTACTTGCGTTTGACCCAGGGGCTAAATGGCCTGCTGGAGAGTGTAGATAGCGCAGTGGCAGATACCGGAAATATGCTTGATGCACTTGCCCGGGGAGATCTGACACAACGTATTGAGGCAGACTATCAAGGGGCTTTTGACAAGCTAAAACAGGATGCGAACAGCACCGCAGATAAACTAACTAATGTATTGGAGCGGATCAGTACCTCTGCGTCTTTGGTCGCCAGTGGCGCTGAGGAAATATCGCAGGGTAATGCCGATCTGAGTCAGCGTACGGAAGAACAGGCGTCCTCATTGGAGGAAACTGCTTCGAGCATGGAGCAAATGACCAGCACAGTGCGACAGAATGCAGACAATGCCAAGGTTGCCAATGAACTGGCTGAAGATACCAGTGAGAAAGCAACCCGAGGCGGAGAAGTGGTAAATCGAGCGGTAGAAAGCATGTCAGCTATCAACGATGCCAGTAAAAAAATAGCGGATATCATAAGCGTGATTGACGAAATAGCCTTTCAAACTAACTTGCTGGCATTGAACGCTGCGGTGGAAGCTGCGCGTGCAGGAGAGCAGGGGCGTGGCTTTGCCGTGGTCGCGGGTGAAGTACGTAATCTGGCACAGCGTTCGGCCGGAGCGGCAAAAGAAATCAAAGATTTGATCCGTGACAGTGTAAGTAAAGTTGAGGATGGTACTTTACTAGTGAATGAGTCTGGTGAAACGCTCAAAGAAATTGTGGCGTCGGTGCGGCGTGTCACCAATATGATCTCGGATATTGCGGATGCATCGGTAGAGCAAAGCTCAGGAATTGAACAGGTGAATAAAGCTGTTACGCAGATGGATGAAATGACGCAGCAAAATGCAGCGTTGGTAGAGCAAGCATCCGCTGCAGGTGAGTCAATGTCTGAGCAGGCCAATGATATGCGTAATATGCTTAACTTCTTTAAGGTCGGAGAGGCGTCTGATAGTCGAGAAGCCATTGTAGAAAAACCGGCTGCCGCGAATGGTCAGGCGCGTACGTCCGCGATTGGTTTATCGGCGCCGGAAAGTCGCAGTACGCGACAGCCACTGGAAACAGCGGCTAACCGCTTTGCGGATGATTCTGAGGAGTGGGAAGAGTTTTAACAGTTCTGGTTTGTTTGTACCCCTGGATGAGCTGTACGTCGTATTTGGTGTCAGCTCTGCCATCGTGACACACCTGACTCACCGGGATAACCACATAATGAATGCAAAAGACGGCGCAGGTAACACGTAGTCGAGGGTCGCTGTGCATAGGTGAGGAGGGATATGAAAGAGTTTTTGATGACGGATGAGGATTTCAGCAGTATCTCTCAGCGTGTATATGAGACCTGCGGCATCGTACTCGGACCCCATAAACGCGATATGGTTTACTCACGGCTTGCCCGCAGAGTGAGGGCTAACGGTCTCGCGTCTTTTGCTGAATATCTGACCTTATTAAATGAAGAGCCAGATGTCGAGTTTAGCCATTTTATTAATGCGATTACGACTAATCTCACGTCATTTTTTCGCGAAGCACATCATTTTGATTTTTTACACCAACAAGTGATCCCAGAACTGAAGATCAAACATAAGTCAGACAAACGCATACGAATTTGGTCTGCTGGTTGTTCCACTGGTGAGGAGGCATACAGTATTGCGATGACCATCGCGAATGCCTTTCCCGCAGACTGGGACGTGAAAGTGTTGGCAACTGATTTGGATTCAAATGTACTGCACAAAGGTCAAGAGGGTGTGTATAACAGTGCGTCGGTCACAGGCCTCGATAGTGAGCACCTGAAAAAGTGGTTTATGTGTAGTTCGGATGGCACCCAGTACAAAGCAAAAGATGTATTGCGAGCTAGGGTGTTTTTTAAACGCCTTAACTTGCTTGAACCCTGGCCTATGAAAGGTCCTTTTGATGTTATTTTTTGTCGTAATGTATTGATTTATTTTGACAAAGAAACCAAAGACAGATTGTTTGATAGTTATTACCAGCTATTAGCAGAGCAAGGTTATCTGTTTATAGGTCATTCAGAGACAATGGGGAAAGAGCATTTGGGGTTCAAAAATCTGGGGAAAACTATGTACCAGAAGGTAGCGCAGCTATGAATCAGTTTCAGCCCGTACTACATGGCTTTGAACACGTAAAGCGGTTT contains:
- a CDS encoding methyl-accepting chemotaxis protein; protein product: MSSQSIQSSLNNKIVIAGVILVISIVLGIQLGASGSESMQLVAVALPLFGVVVALGYLKMALSSVSAQLGCVYRVLPHMTVADQEQLQGLDLTDFPELFQALKTAHDEDDQTDLTQSLMLALKGCQANIMVADADLNIVYLNDSVKSMLRVNEQQLQVDLPGFSVAGLIGTNIDSFHKNPSHQRSILANLRETYQTRITVAGLTFDLIATPVFDEGHRIATLVEWKDQTKWLAAEEKHRNLAEKNARISRALDVCQANVMLADEDLNIVYVNESVSAMLRRNQAQLRTALPNFDVDTLIGTNIDVFHENPQHQRGLLNTLSNVYNTDIVVAGFNFGLIATPVFDQTGNRIGTVVEWEDKTERLAAEHQAKQTAGENLRVRRALDNVQTNTMIADSDNIIVYMNQSVLEMMRNAESDIRKDLPNFDSSQLIGQNIDVFHRNPAHQRRLLETLSQPYKTEIKVGGRTFGLVANPIVTDTGERAGTVVEWEDRTGEVAIEQEVNTVVESARSGDLSMRLEENDKQGFYLRLTQGLNGLLESVDSAVADTGNMLDALARGDLTQRIEADYQGAFDKLKQDANSTADKLTNVLERISTSASLVASGAEEISQGNADLSQRTEEQASSLEETASSMEQMTSTVRQNADNAKVANELAEDTSEKATRGGEVVNRAVESMSAINDASKKIADIISVIDEIAFQTNLLALNAAVEAARAGEQGRGFAVVAGEVRNLAQRSAGAAKEIKDLIRDSVSKVEDGTLLVNESGETLKEIVASVRRVTNMISDIADASVEQSSGIEQVNKAVTQMDEMTQQNAALVEQASAAGESMSEQANDMRNMLNFFKVGEASDSREAIVEKPAAANGQARTSAIGLSAPESRSTRQPLETAANRFADDSEEWEEF
- a CDS encoding CheR family methyltransferase, translated to MKEFLMTDEDFSSISQRVYETCGIVLGPHKRDMVYSRLARRVRANGLASFAEYLTLLNEEPDVEFSHFINAITTNLTSFFREAHHFDFLHQQVIPELKIKHKSDKRIRIWSAGCSTGEEAYSIAMTIANAFPADWDVKVLATDLDSNVLHKGQEGVYNSASVTGLDSEHLKKWFMCSSDGTQYKAKDVLRARVFFKRLNLLEPWPMKGPFDVIFCRNVLIYFDKETKDRLFDSYYQLLAEQGYLFIGHSETMGKEHLGFKNLGKTMYQKVAQL